ACAAACATTAGCTCCACGTGGACAAGTAGGAGAGCACATGGTCTCCAGGAGGATCTTATGTACCGCGCTGGCTGGTGGCATGGGGTGGGTGCAGTGAGCGGCTGAGAGAGCCCAGTTTCCAGAGATGACCGAGGCACCGCAGATGTGGTTGCCATTTTGCCGGAGCGAAAGCTGGTACGGGAACTGGCTGATCGGGACGGCCGAGCCACCTACAATGCGACCACCGTACTCCGCCtgagcaccaccatcgaggcGAATCTGCTTGGACCCCCAAATGTCCTCATCGTATCCTGCCAGGGCACTGGCcacaaacaacgacaacagaaTGAAGGTCTTCATGGTTACTGTAAGCGACACGGAGGCTACACTGATGGTTTGCGGTGGCAATGATCGGTAGCTTTTATACAAGCATTCGTTATCACCACACCTCGGGCGAGTGTTGTGCGCCTTGTTCTTGCCAAAAAAAATCAGATACTATCAAACGATAagacaaaaatcaataaaggCTGGTAATTCCCGGTTCAGGTACGGCCGACGGTCATGATAAAATGATGGTTAAGTACTGCCTTCACACTCTTATCACCCCTGCCTGCGCCGGCCACCAAGCCTGTCGGTAACCGGtaaagagaagcagagagagagagaacaagtgATTGGGAAAATCTCAACGCGTCATAGATTTACAACCAGGGGGGGTATTTAGAATTGCGCGTGGCGCTAATGGGGAATTGGATAAGATTCCCCGAAATGGGCAACAATAAAGCTCTCAAACATTTGCAGCGTTAACGGTGAACAgtgtgaaaaacaaaagcacaacTCCACCGCAGATTCGGCAGATAACATGTTTTGTGCGCACAGAACAGAAGCTCAAAAGGTGGTATATGGTGGCCACTGTTTAGTAAATGGAGTGTACTGATGCGATCTACCGATTGCCGAGACTCCTTGCTCCCCTTTTCGCTTCCGTCTTATCTTATCGGTTTATATTTAGCAAAGTATGTTCTGAAAAGTGTCTAGTAGCGTCTTGCTGTTGAAGAAGCAGGAACGTGTAAGGAAGTTGAGGGTTTAAATTTGTGCGGTTTTGCTCTCGCAGGCACCTCCCCACTGTCTATTCCTTCAATTTCCATTCGGTGCCCAGTTAGTAAGTATTCCAGTTTCGGTAAAAGTTTGGACAATGAGCTGATGCGAAATTAGTTCATAACAATCCAGATGGATCAAATCTATTTTTTGCGCGAATATCGATTCCACAGCCCGCCCGCATGCAGCACTGCAGTGCACAGTGTGGAGTTGGGCGGGAAAAGTTTGTTCAGCTGCTTCAGCTGTGTTGTCGACGACAATAATTGGAGGTGTGGTATTAGGGATTCTAGCATTGGGAGTCTGTATCAATGACGGGAGCCTCGGGGCCGTAGCTAAGTGCACGTGAGATGTTAGTAGTCTCTAGCTAGGAACGGGAGTAAGAGAGTGAATAGAATGCGGTTGCCATCGTTGGTATTGCTGGGGATCGTATCCCTGTGTCTGGTGCAGTACGCTGCAGGTCAGCGGAAACCCAAAGCTGGGTTTTTCGACATTTTCTTTAACCTAGATAGCGGGCGTAGAGGGGATAGAATTGTTGGTGGTACAACGACAACGATTGCTAGGTACCCGTATGTGGTGTCGTTGAGACGTAACTCGAACCACATTTGTGCTGGGTCGGTAATATCAGCGTTTTACACCGTTACATGTGCCCACTGTACGGCCTCGATGACCAGCGTTGATGGGGTAAGTGCAGAGAGAGTTGATACCGACATTAGCTGAATCTTTTCCCTATGTGTTACGTCTATAACACTTTCTAGATAACCTTATACGGGGGTTCCACCAGTAGGACGACGGGTGGTAGGGTGTTCCAGGTAACAAACATCGTCATGCACCCCGAATACAACCCGGACACATTCGATTGTGACGTGTCCGTGCTGCGTGTATCGTCCTCCTTGATAGCGTCACCCGAAATTGCTACCGTAAAATTAGCACCTctggaaatggattttccagCAGGTACAAGCTGTTCCTTGCCTGGTTGGGGTCGAACGTCGGACACTGGTACGCTCTCAGCCACACTGCGTGCTGTAATTATTCCGGTAGTCAGTCAAACCAGCTGTGCAACAATGTGGTCGAATGTTCCAGTAACAGATACGTAAGTGTATGAAGATCGTCGCACAGGTCAAGTGTGTGACGTTTGTTACGCTCCTTCATTCTTAATTTAAATGCAATGTTCTTATTTCTCCACAGCATGATTTGCGCAGGAGCGAAAGGTCGTGATGCCTGCATAGGTGACAGTGGTGGACCTTTGGTAATGACCACTTCCAATGGAACCACCCTTCTGATCGGTATGGTTTCGTGGGGATCGGTGATGTGCGGGAGCGAGTATCCGGGCGTTCACACTCGTatagcagcagcgaaagtaCGAAACTTCCTAAATCCGTTTTTGTAAGTGTCGGTGAAAAATATTGAACCAATTGATTCGAAATATATAAAACGTTTGTTGAATGATATTATTATCCAAAGCTTAACGCGCGTAATGCCAAAGACGACATAAGACATAAGATTGGATGGCAAACATCCATTTGGAGGTCACTAAAGGAGACCATTCAACTGACTGTCGCTATACCGAGGCCACTGTTAAGACACGACAAAAACCACCTGAACAGCCAATACTATGCGTGTACTCCTGTACACGTTGTGTAAACAATCAAGGCAACAACAGACAAGATTGTAAAACTGGTAAATTTTACGTTCCAATTGGTACGTTCGTTGTTTCATACAATCCCTCCCAATCGCCACCAATCCACACTACATCCACACCCGATCTAAGTGCGCAACAAGGCCAGATTGCACAGCTGAAGGCAGTTAGCGCGTTTTGCAAGGGattcgttttgctttgttaGTTAGTAGAGTTTTCTAGAATCCCGTGGAACTCAGTTTTTTGGTGGCACGCTTAGTAAAACCATAGCATGCGTTGGCTTGTTCTTGTAGTAGTGTGTTCGATGCATGTTCTCGCTCAAAACTCAGGGATTGAGCTATGGAAAGCGTCACAAATTCGCATTGCTACGGCATCGAAACGGTCCCGCATCACCGGTCGTATAGTAGGAGGACAAGAGGTGGACATAAGTGATTATCCTCATCAAGTGTCGTTGAGAAAGTATAAGACCCATATTTGCGGCGCATCTATCATCGGAAGCCGGTTCGTTATTAGTGCGGCTCATTGTGTCAATCCGAAGCCCCCGGCGAATGCTGTAAGTTATCCAATCGGCACGGGAAAACCCTGACGTTATGGTGCACTGTATTGACCATGCATTTTGTTTCCAGATAACATTCAAAGCCGGAAGCTCAAATATTACGGACAACGCCGGCATAATATTTACTGTTCAAGAAATAATCGTACATCCTTTGTACATTAAATACACCAGTAATAACGATGTAGCTCTCTTCAGAACGGTGCAATCTATGACCGGATATACTAACATCGCTGCCATTCCGATTGAGAGTGTTCCCATTTCGACCACGACGCTTACTTATTGTGAGGTAACTGGATGGGGATTGACCAACTCCAATGATCTTCAGCTTCCCGCTATCTTAAGGATGATTAGAATTCCTTTAGTACCTTCCTCTACGTGCCAGCTGAGCTGGAACCCATATCCTGTGACAACGTCGTAAGTATTGTTTGTTGCTGAACGGAAGTTggggttgattgattgatatcTTATATAAAATGTTTTGCAGTATGGTATGTGCTGGAGAATCCGGGAAGGACTCATGCAATGGAGACAGCGGTGGTCCTTTGGTTTGCAATGATAAGCTGTACGGTATTGTTTCCTGGGGATCTGTGCAATGTGGAAGCGAATATCCTGCGGTTTACGCCAGCGTTACTGCGAACGCAATTCAATCCTTTATACACCAGTATCTAGTATAAAGCAGCACTTTATCAGAGTGTCAGGCTGTTTGCTCGCTTTGCTTTTATCACTTCGATTGATCTTGAATTATCATTTCACAAGGGGTTGTTTTGAGAAGACGATGATCATATTGTAtgacaaaaaaacattcacaaaatagtgttgaaaattattttttgatCACCTTGCGATCTTGGCCGAAATGAGACGTTCCCACGTAGTACTAAAAGCGATCGCTAAATTTTCGCTTCCACTATGATTATTCATCTTGATATGTAAGAAAAGTGAATGTAGTATCACCGTCGCAAGATAACAagaattttttgtttaaaacgCCGCTATATGAGTTATTAAGTGAAATTTTGGTTGTCGACCTATAAACTGCTTGTTAGTATGTTCATCCACGAGCATCGGGTGGGGCCGTCGATACACGTTCGAggatttgttattttttttggtttttctctatttctttcaATTTAGGGCAGCAAGctaagggaaggggggggggggggggggggtgcttgGAGATGATTGGACAGCTGGTGAATGACGATTGTTTACACATGTGCTTTATGATAGTATGTCTGTTCGTTTTCCTAAATCTAGATACATATCattttttgcattcgtttATTGTAGCGTGTTATATTGACATTTCATTTACCAATTTGAATGGATCAGATACGGTGATAAAATGAGTAGAATTAAAGCAATTTAACATTCAAATCCCGTACTAATCGGTTTTAATTTGGGCGAGAATCGCTTTATTACACGGAAATGCCCCAGGTGGAGATTCTCAATGAATCTTTATACCCCAGTGTTGTTTCTAATAAATTCTCGCATAGCGCTATTTCCAAGGTATGTATAAATTGCCGGCAGCTCACTGCCACATACTTGATCGCCCCAAGAAACAAGGCCAATCTGTGTACCATTAAACACCAGGGGACCACCACTGTCGCCGTTACAGGAATCGCGCCCTTTCATACCGGCACAAAGAGCTCTGTGAAAATAGATACCAGAGGTCAGCATCGTCGTGTCAAACGGTGTAGTACAATAGAAAAGGGTTTTTACTCACGTCGAAACAACTATCTCGGGGCTCCACAACGTTCTACACGAGAGCAAACTGATCGTTGGAACTGTGACGGCGAGCAAGGTAGGCGCCAAGTTTTTGCTTTCAGTAAGACCCCATCCAGACACCTCCACCATAGTTCCTAATGGTATTTTATATCCAGCATTCGGCAAAGGGATCGGTTCAATGTTTGGATGGCCAAGGAAAGACGAGGCTACGCGTAGAATACAGATATCTGACTGATATGTGTTAATATTGAACTTGGGATGGGGTTTAACTTCAGCAACTTGGAAAATCACTCCACTTCCATCTGGTTCCCTGCTATTGCTACCACCACGCAGTGTTAActaaaatcaaatgaaatagTTTATTCAGATTGAATATTGGCGTCAATATAAATGTTTGAGTCATGGTAACTTACAAtttctggtggtgatggcggatTTTGACAATGTGCTGCGGTAAGTGCATAAAATTCGGCAATGACCGATGCGCCACAGATGTGGTATCTCTTTTGGCGCAACGATAGCTGGAATTTTTTTTCACTGATATCCACTTCGCTGCCACCGATTATTCTACCACTCGTCCTTTTGGGCGCACCTGTGGTAGGCGCTCGGACACGTTTTTGTCTCGCTGCCCAAAGATCCTTCGCTTCATCACTCGCAACCCCTGCAATGAAGAGGGCTGCGATCGGTAAGAGAACGTACAGCTTCATTTCGCCTACACTGTAATCGCTAACCTCCCCTCTAGAAGCGATTCACAAACTGCCAGGCGACAGCTTCAATATCAACCAAATATAGAGCTGTCTCGATTAAGAGTGTACCATGTGGATTGTATGAACAGATGGATGACCGACCTTCGGCTCATTCCGTTTTCCTGGAACAATTTAACCCAAGGCGCTCGGTTCGTTTACATGAAGTGAGTACAATAATGTGATACTTTTTCTCCGTcgcatttaatttaattagatAAAAATTGGAACTAAGTGGTTGATTTCGAttgatgtttaattttttattaaaagatCTTTTTATCTAGTCTTAAGGATTATTCGAAACACTTATTCGACTTATAAgattgatgaaattgaaaaaatctTCATAAAACATGGAAGGGTTTCTTCGAGAGCAATCAATTCTGATTAATATAAAGGAAACGTATTTATTCACATCATAAAAATATTACGAGCTTTCCAATTCATTCATACAACCGACAATAGAAGCAATCGAGCAAGGTATGTTATTTTGCATTCCTTATCAGTTTACCTATATCGTATGCTTGATGCATCACTTTTTCTGGTGTCAACATAATAGAGCATGTCGATAGAAAAAGTATTTTAACGTCTCATTTTCAGCGCGATTAACTCTTATAATATGCGCACTATTTTTTGGGTTTCAGTTGTACGATCATGCGCAAAACGAGAAGCAACTTAGCAAGAAACCTGTTGGAACTATACCACAAGCAGTAAACACACgtgagtagcagtagcaatgTTCGTTTTGAGAAATGTTTGCACAGCAGCTACATATTTGGTACTGTGATGTACCACGTCAGCTGCTTTTTCAAATCGTACATATGAAGTATGAAGCAAACCGAGACGTGTAGGGGGTTATTTGAATTAATAAACTGTAATAAAATATGCTAACACTTTCATTCGGCGAAATTAATATCTAGCATCAGTTACCTTATTTGCACAAACTACTACAAGCGTTTCGTCTATGTCGAAACGctacaaaacgaacaaaccTGTTCGGACGAGACGGATTTtacgatgaaaatgatgggTTTTTCAACATTTGGCATTGTCTCAGCTATTTTACCGATATGAATTTCCCCTCGAACTGCAATCCAAAAGCTCGATAGTCTGTTGAATCAGGAATACACAGGAAATCCCTCATTACGACCTTCTGCAGATATGTTGTCGCCGTCCGAGTCATTCGTCGTGATAAGCTCCCGATCCACAATCGCCAACGGGTTTTATAACGTTCATAAAACTCACTGAGCTAAGTGACTTGGTTGAAATGTGtgccaccgtaccgtaccgagaCTAtgtaatcgatcgatggtacgGCTATGATGAATTGCTGTTTTCAATTAATCTTTGCCTAAATCCGTCTGACGCAATCTGCCGCAAGATAGCAACTTCGACGACTGATAGTATGCATGGCGACTTGATATTTGCTTTGCTATCAGGTCCGAGCAACGTCCTAGCCCGTCGAGGGTATAAAAGCAATTGTCCGAGTGTCGAGCATCAGTTACTTGAAGCTGGTAAGATGAAACTGTTCGTAGTGTTGGCATTGTGTGTGGCTGCGGCCTTGGCCGGTCCTGAGGAGGACGTTTGGATGAAGTACAACCACCGCATGCCGGGGCAGTTTAAAGGTCTTCCGAACCAGGAACCTTACCGAGGACGCATTGTTGGCGGCGTTGATGCCGACATTGCGAACTATCCGTACCAGCTTTCGCTGCGCCGTGCATCGCACAGCTGCGGTGCATCTGTGATCGCTGCACGCTGGGCGCTGTCGGCCGCTCACTGTACCTTCCCGGTACCAGGACCCGGTCAGATCTCTCTGCAAGGAGGCAGCTCAGACCGTACTTCGGGTGGTATTGTTTTTGTCGTTGACCAAGTCATCAATCACCCTCATTACAATGACTTCACCCTTGTGAATGACGTGTGCGTGATCAGTACTACCACTGATCTGGTGGGACCCAACATCGCTCCGATCGCTTTGGACCCGTCCGGTGCTACCCACGCCCCCGGTAGCCGTGCTGTTCTGAGTGGATGGGGAGCCGACGTAAGTACTAGAGAGACATTCTTGTAGTTCTGGCTACTAATTATCAACCACGTTTCATGCAGCACACTGGTAGTCTCCCCGTTATCCTGCAACGCGTTGACATCCCGGTGGTGAGTCAGCAAGCGTGCGAGACTGGTTGGGGTGCTGGTATGGTTACCCCAGAGTAAGTATCTTGACCTGATGTACCAAACCCTCCATAGAGCCGTTTGTCTGCAGTTTAAACTCATTACTTGGTATGTCATTCTAGCATGATCTGTGCCAGCGAGCCTGGACGTGATGCCTGTGGTGGTGACAGTGGCGGCCCATTGGTTGTTGCTGGACAGCAGATCGGTATTGTGTCCTGGGGTGCGGTTAATTGCCAAGGAACCCCGCCAGGAGTGTTTGCCCGTGTTGGCTTCCCGAGCACCCGAAGCTTCATCTTCGACAACACCGGCGTGTAAGCAATGGTGTCGGATtacgaaacgaaataaaatatcGGCAATTCACATGTTTTAACAGTAAACTTAATCTAAAATCGCTCAGCGTTTCTCTACATCCGAACTTCTCGATCGTTAATCTTATGTTGTTGTGCAATGTGTTATCTGGAATGAAAGTCATCAGGAGCAATCCCCTTTCAAAGTTTAGACAGACTGACCCATTGGTATGACTAATGCAATAGATAAGGCTTTCGTGGGCTAATACTCCCTTAATGTAGATAACACGATACAGGAATGTGAGCAGTGATGGATGTAAAACACCCTGTAGTCCGTTTAAATACAAGTTATGGCTTTGCCAACTTCGTAAGTGTGACGGTTGTAACACACAAAACcttaatttttatattatcACATTCTCAAACGGTACGTTACGATAGATAACCTCGTATTCGGAACACTATTGAGGGAATGCTCTGACGCAACATAATATAGAATTGCGACATTGGGCAGCGCATAAAGAAACTAGACGTTATGCAATTAGAGTTATGGTTGCCTCCATCGAGAGTGGTCAAAT
The sequence above is a segment of the Anopheles darlingi chromosome 2, idAnoDarlMG_H_01, whole genome shotgun sequence genome. Coding sequences within it:
- the LOC125959786 gene encoding trypsin beta-like → MKLFVVLALCVAAALAGPEEDVWMKYNHRMPGQFKGLPNQEPYRGRIVGGVDADIANYPYQLSLRRASHSCGASVIAARWALSAAHCTFPVPGPGQISLQGGSSDRTSGGIVFVVDQVINHPHYNDFTLVNDVCVISTTTDLVGPNIAPIALDPSGATHAPGSRAVLSGWGADHTGSLPVILQRVDIPVVSQQACETGWGAGMVTPDMICASEPGRDACGGDSGGPLVVAGQQIGIVSWGAVNCQGTPPGVFARVGFPSTRSFIFDNTGV
- the LOC125950669 gene encoding transmembrane protease serine 9-like, coding for MRLPSLVLLGIVSLCLVQYAAGQRKPKAGFFDIFFNLDSGRRGDRIVGGTTTTIARYPYVVSLRRNSNHICAGSVISAFYTVTCAHCTASMTSVDGITLYGGSTSRTTGGRVFQVTNIVMHPEYNPDTFDCDVSVLRVSSSLIASPEIATVKLAPLEMDFPAGTSCSLPGWGRTSDTGTLSATLRAVIIPVVSQTSCATMWSNVPVTDTMICAGAKGRDACIGDSGGPLVMTTSNGTTLLIGMVSWGSVMCGSEYPGVHTRIAAAKLYDHAQNEKQLSKKPVGTIPQAVNTRPSNVLARRGYKSNCPSVEHQLLEAGKMKLFVVLALCVAAALAGPEEDVWMKYNHRMPGQFKGLPNQEPYRGRIVGGVDADIANYPYQLSLRRASHSCGASVIAARWALSAAHCTFPVPGPGQISLQGGSSDRTSGGIVFVVDQVINHPHYNDFTLVNDVCVISTTTDLVGPNIAPIALDPSGATHAPGSRAVLSGWGADHTGSLPVILQRVDIPVVSQQACETGWGAGMVTPDMICASEPGRDACGGDSGGPLVVAGQQIGIVSWGAVNCQGTPPGVFARVGFPSTRSFIFDNTGVVVSSAGLNAKMKVIIVLAAIVASVLAGPEEDLWLRYNRRMPGIYGRIGVPSTPSREGRIVGGVDADIANYPYQLSLRRNGGHSCGASVIATRWALSAAHCTFPLPALSSLQLLGGTSIRTEGGVTFAIEEVVNHPNYDDFTLEFDVCVLRVGADLTGVNINPIPLDPIGTEHAAGTRAVVSGWGLNAAGTLPTILQRIDIPLIADSACSQSWPGFVAADMICAGESGRTVCNGDSGGPLVVGGFQIGIVSWGQQGCSGNLPAVFAQVSFPGIRNFISSNTGA